From the Mangifera indica cultivar Alphonso chromosome 10, CATAS_Mindica_2.1, whole genome shotgun sequence genome, one window contains:
- the LOC123228013 gene encoding LOW QUALITY PROTEIN: LYR motif-containing protein At3g19508 (The sequence of the model RefSeq protein was modified relative to this genomic sequence to represent the inferred CDS: deleted 2 bases in 1 codon): MEKALRVYCAVLRLVRRLPKDTRPYYAKYARENFVNYREVDHDPNALDELFQRAYNHSVWVLQKYSVDESAATKLKEICLS; encoded by the exons GGAGAAAGCTTTAAGAGTATACTGTGCCGTTCTGAGGCTGGTTCGTCGTTTGCCAAAAGACACGAGACCTTACTATGCTAAATACGCCCGCGAAAACTTCGTCAACTACCGAGAAGTTGAC CACGACCCAAATGCCCTTGATGAGCTCTTCCAAAGAGCTTACAATCACTCCGTCTGGGTCCTCCAAAAG TACTCGGTTGATGAATCAGCGGCAACAAAGCTGAAGGAAATTTGTTTGAGTTGA